One window of Phycisphaerae bacterium genomic DNA carries:
- a CDS encoding protein kinase yields MTQPTANDNPERERSAKEIFAEAIKLPPDERAAFLEVSCAGNVTLRQKVDALIAAFDQVDDFMSAPTGGGGARIRPPADWADAGAARSGSHRASGADTDSQSTRLAQGQTGNEQVGQVLGRYKLLEKIGEGGFGTVWVAEQTKTVRRKVAIKIVKAGMDTREVLARFEAERQALAVMDHPNVARVFDAGATASGRPYFVMEFVPGVPITTYCDSARLKIRDRLGLFMDICSAVQHAHQKGVIHRDLKPGNILVTLLDGKPVPKVIDFGIAKATIGKLTEHSLYTEMGRLIGTPEYMAPEQAGTTGLDIDTRADIYSLGVLLYQLLTGTLPFDAATLRGAGIDGLARIIKEQEPPKPSTRLLTLTTEKVNRTKNATPETIRKTHDTDIRALTRELRGDLDWIVMKAIEKDRTRRYESASAFAADLQRHLTGEPVVAAPPSLAYRASKFVRKHRGPVTAVSAIGAVLIGATIGLTAMYRHARQNAREAEEQTRIAKSNESRAVEEFERAETAMASLEKERQRAELEEYIAKIGAAQLTMSVHSWPEARARLDSCPPNMRGWEWRYLRSKAEVIHLTLPGCSPTVSPDGKLVLTRSEDKTAKLWDADTGQQHGETMRHERSVNSAVFSPDGKLVLTASSDDTAKLWDADTGQQHGETMRHEDWVSGAVFSPDGKLVLTRSSDKTAKLWDADTGQQHGETMRHEGWVSGAVFSPDGKLVLTRSEDKTAKLWDADTGRQHGETMRHERSVNSAVFSRDGKLVLTRSSDKTAKLWDADTGRQHGETMRHERSVNSAVFSRDGKLVLTGSEDKTAKLWDADTGRQHGETMRHERSVNSAVFSRDGGEIITAENRTISTWDLSGALLDTYRTLTDANCPEIRLKAEAPFNFVFAEEYDQTRSYMLRLPLQDDPEKPLPALDLDIEIAHLMQSDPGTGTSNAFHGSETFSMSAVSPDGLRRVIANPDQSLRIFGRLPDQSALRGNPASLPAPEDRELAIIRLDRRPVGLSLSPDGAQLIVRLDDETAVVLDSRSPEARRADRVLRSDELRAAAPFVDDLLAKPEPPASELRQRIRGEPGVSPLRKLARLKQLDLRVAEINQKTNNVLASLKKKHLIAARVRAAAAAWDGDGHNTLTAFSARLHRDLIVQAGMWAPTGDELNSAAWEIVSDPTESPERVAAALEAVGQAAKQQPDDADILSTLGVAHYRAGNYPEAIEALEKSERQYAKGRNPEAPPTDPQEPVNWAFIAMSQMKLGRTAEAQTARERLVLLMKDPDNAEDDDYQAFLKEVEALVPNSPPWWMRQDEATTQPADGAQAAATQPATSQPDDASSKD; encoded by the coding sequence ATGACTCAGCCGACAGCCAATGACAACCCCGAACGGGAAAGATCCGCCAAGGAGATTTTCGCCGAGGCGATCAAACTTCCGCCGGATGAGCGAGCGGCTTTCCTCGAGGTCTCGTGCGCCGGCAACGTCACTCTGCGACAAAAGGTGGACGCGCTCATCGCGGCCTTCGATCAGGTCGACGACTTCATGAGCGCCCCCACCGGCGGGGGCGGCGCCCGGATTCGCCCCCCGGCCGACTGGGCTGATGCCGGAGCCGCCAGAAGTGGAAGTCACCGGGCGTCCGGGGCAGACACCGATTCCCAATCCACCCGCCTCGCCCAAGGGCAAACGGGCAACGAACAAGTCGGGCAGGTTCTCGGGCGATACAAACTACTGGAGAAAATCGGCGAGGGCGGATTCGGCACCGTCTGGGTCGCGGAACAGACAAAGACCGTCCGACGCAAAGTCGCGATCAAGATCGTCAAAGCCGGCATGGACACGCGCGAAGTGCTCGCCCGCTTCGAGGCCGAGCGGCAGGCGCTGGCCGTCATGGACCATCCGAACGTCGCCCGGGTTTTCGACGCCGGCGCGACCGCCTCGGGCCGACCCTACTTCGTGATGGAGTTCGTCCCGGGCGTTCCCATCACCACCTACTGCGACTCTGCCCGATTGAAAATTCGAGACCGCCTCGGCCTCTTCATGGACATCTGCAGCGCCGTTCAACATGCCCATCAGAAGGGCGTGATCCATCGCGACCTGAAGCCCGGCAACATTCTCGTGACGCTGCTGGACGGCAAGCCGGTCCCGAAGGTGATCGACTTCGGAATCGCAAAAGCCACCATCGGCAAGCTGACGGAGCACTCGCTCTACACCGAGATGGGCCGGCTCATCGGCACCCCGGAATACATGGCGCCGGAGCAGGCGGGCACCACCGGGCTTGATATCGACACGCGGGCCGATATCTATTCGCTCGGTGTACTGCTCTATCAACTACTGACGGGCACACTGCCCTTCGACGCGGCCACCCTGCGCGGCGCGGGCATTGATGGACTGGCGCGCATCATCAAGGAGCAGGAACCGCCCAAGCCCAGTACACGGCTCTTGACGCTCACCACGGAGAAGGTCAATCGCACGAAAAACGCAACGCCGGAGACGATCCGAAAAACCCACGACACCGACATTCGAGCACTGACCAGGGAACTTCGCGGCGATCTCGACTGGATCGTGATGAAAGCGATCGAGAAGGATCGCACCCGACGCTACGAAAGCGCCAGCGCCTTCGCCGCCGATCTGCAACGTCACCTGACCGGTGAACCGGTTGTCGCCGCGCCGCCGAGCCTCGCCTATCGCGCAAGCAAGTTCGTGCGAAAGCACCGAGGCCCCGTGACGGCCGTGTCGGCGATTGGCGCGGTCCTGATCGGCGCCACGATCGGCCTGACCGCGATGTATCGCCACGCTCGGCAAAACGCGCGGGAGGCCGAGGAGCAGACCAGGATCGCAAAGTCGAACGAGTCCCGCGCTGTCGAGGAGTTTGAACGCGCGGAGACTGCGATGGCTTCCCTCGAAAAGGAACGCCAGCGCGCGGAACTCGAGGAATACATCGCAAAAATCGGCGCGGCACAACTCACCATGTCCGTGCACAGCTGGCCGGAGGCGCGGGCGCGGCTGGATTCCTGCCCGCCGAACATGCGTGGCTGGGAGTGGCGCTACCTGCGGTCCAAGGCGGAGGTGATTCACCTGACCTTGCCTGGCTGCTCGCCCACTGTTAGCCCGGATGGCAAGCTCGTGCTGACACGGTCAGAAGACAAGACCGCGAAGCTCTGGGACGCCGACACCGGCCAGCAGCACGGCGAAACCATGCGACACGAGCGTTCGGTCAACAGCGCCGTCTTCAGCCCGGATGGCAAGCTCGTGCTGACTGCGTCAAGCGACGACACCGCGAAGCTCTGGGACGCCGACACCGGCCAGCAGCACGGCGAAACCATGCGACACGAAGACTGGGTCTCCGGCGCCGTCTTCAGCCCGGATGGCAAGCTCGTGCTGACACGCTCAAGCGACAAAACCGCGAAGCTCTGGGACGCCGACACCGGCCAGCAGCACGGCGAAACCATGCGACACGAAGGCTGGGTCTCCGGCGCCGTCTTCAGCCCGGATGGCAAGCTCGTGCTGACACGGTCAGAAGACAAGACCGCGAAGCTCTGGGACGCCGACACCGGCCGGCAGCACGGCGAAACCATGCGACACGAGCGTTCGGTCAACAGCGCCGTCTTCAGCAGGGATGGCAAGCTCGTGCTGACACGCTCAAGCGACAAAACCGCGAAGCTCTGGGACGCCGACACCGGCCGGCAGCACGGCGAAACCATGCGACACGAGCGTTCGGTCAACAGCGCCGTCTTCAGCAGGGATGGCAAGCTCGTGCTGACAGGGTCAGAAGACAAGACCGCGAAGCTCTGGGACGCCGACACCGGCCGGCAGCACGGCGAAACCATGCGACACGAGCGTTCGGTCAACAGCGCCGTCTTCAGCAGGGATGGGGGAGAGATCATCACGGCCGAGAATAGGACGATATCGACATGGGACCTTTCTGGCGCGTTGCTGGACACATATCGAACTCTTACCGATGCAAATTGTCCGGAAATTCGACTTAAGGCAGAGGCCCCATTCAACTTCGTCTTCGCCGAAGAATATGACCAAACCAGGTCGTACATGCTTCGCCTCCCGCTGCAAGACGATCCCGAAAAACCGCTTCCGGCCCTGGACCTCGACATTGAGATTGCGCATCTGATGCAGTCTGATCCCGGCACCGGCACATCGAACGCATTTCACGGCTCCGAAACCTTTTCCATGAGCGCAGTCAGCCCCGACGGGCTTCGGCGGGTCATCGCGAATCCGGATCAATCGTTGCGGATATTCGGCCGCTTGCCGGATCAATCGGCCCTTCGCGGGAATCCGGCCAGCCTGCCTGCCCCGGAAGACCGCGAACTGGCGATAATTCGCCTCGACCGACGTCCCGTCGGATTGTCCCTCTCGCCCGACGGGGCCCAACTGATTGTTCGCCTTGATGATGAAACCGCCGTCGTGCTCGACAGCCGGTCGCCGGAAGCGCGTCGAGCCGATCGGGTACTGCGAAGCGACGAGCTCCGCGCGGCCGCTCCTTTCGTCGATGATCTGCTCGCCAAGCCGGAGCCGCCCGCGAGCGAACTGCGACAGCGGATACGTGGCGAGCCGGGTGTTTCGCCACTACGGAAGCTGGCGCGCCTCAAGCAACTGGATTTACGCGTGGCGGAAATCAACCAGAAAACCAACAATGTCTTGGCCTCCCTTAAGAAAAAGCACCTAATCGCGGCGCGGGTCCGCGCCGCGGCCGCGGCGTGGGATGGCGACGGCCATAATACGCTCACCGCTTTTTCGGCTCGACTGCATCGCGACCTGATCGTGCAAGCCGGGATGTGGGCCCCCACGGGCGATGAGCTGAATTCGGCGGCGTGGGAAATTGTCAGTGATCCGACCGAATCGCCCGAGCGTGTAGCGGCGGCCTTGGAGGCCGTGGGCCAGGCCGCCAAGCAACAGCCGGATGACGCCGATATCCTTAGTACGCTTGGCGTGGCACACTATCGAGCCGGTAACTATCCCGAGGCGATCGAAGCACTGGAGAAGTCTGAGCGGCAATATGCAAAAGGCAGGAATCCCGAAGCGCCGCCGACGGATCCGCAGGAGCCCGTCAACTGGGCGTTTATTGCGATGAGCCAGATGAAACTCGGCCGGACTGCGGAAGCCCAAACCGCACGCGAACGCCTCGTCCTTCTGATGAAGGACCCGGATAACGCAGAGGACGACGATTACCAGGCCTTCCTGAAAGAAGTTGAAGCCCTGGTCCCCAATTCCCCGCCGTGGTGGATGAGACAGGACGAAGCGACCACCCAGCCGGCCGACGGGGCGCAGGCGGCCGCCACACAGCCGGCCACATCCCAGCCGGACGACGCGTCATCGAAGGATTGA
- a CDS encoding sigma-70 family RNA polymerase sigma factor, which yields MPDTPLDRNDGLFAEVYNQLRHIAQRKLAMERKDHTLQPTALVNEAWMRLQGANGPENVTNRAHFFATAAQAMRRILIEHARARGAIKRGGGARPARFNDLIDLARDENLSNALVLDDLISRLEQEDARAASVVCMRFFAGLSHEETAEALGVSVGTVKNDWNFARAWLKAQWEASPNDSADSQ from the coding sequence GTGCCTGATACACCCCTCGACCGCAACGACGGCCTGTTCGCCGAAGTCTACAATCAACTTCGACACATTGCGCAGCGAAAGCTCGCGATGGAACGCAAGGATCACACACTTCAGCCCACCGCACTTGTGAATGAGGCATGGATGCGGCTCCAGGGGGCAAACGGACCCGAAAACGTGACCAACCGCGCACACTTCTTCGCGACGGCGGCACAGGCCATGCGACGCATTCTCATCGAGCACGCCCGCGCACGAGGCGCAATCAAGCGAGGCGGCGGCGCCCGCCCGGCCCGGTTCAACGACCTCATCGATCTCGCACGAGACGAGAATCTTTCGAACGCGCTTGTACTCGATGACCTGATTTCGCGCTTGGAACAAGAGGATGCCCGCGCGGCGAGCGTCGTCTGCATGCGATTCTTCGCGGGACTCAGCCATGAGGAGACCGCCGAAGCACTCGGCGTCTCCGTCGGCACGGTCAAGAACGACTGGAACTTCGCCCGTGCCTGGCTCAAGGCCCAATGGGAGGCATCGCCGAATGACTCAGCCGACAGCCAATGA